In Polynucleobacter sp. es-EL-1, the following are encoded in one genomic region:
- the gyrA gene encoding DNA gyrase subunit A — MEQAAKETLPISLEDEMRRSYLDYAMSVIVGRALPDVRDGLKPVHRRVLFAMYELNNDWNRAYKKSARIVGDVIGKYHPHGDSAVYDTIVRMAQDFSLRYMLVDGQGNFGSVDGDNAAAMRYTEIRLRKIAHELLADLDKETVDFGPNYDGSEKEPLILPAKVPNLLINGSSGIAVGMATNIPPHNLDEVVSACLHVLHNPECTIDELIEIIPAPDFPTAGIIYGVQGVREGYRTGRGRVVMRAKTHFEDIDKGARQAIIVDELPYQVNKKNLLERIAELVNEKKVEGISDLRDESDKSGMRVVIELKRGEVPEVVLNNLYKSTQLQDNFGMNMVALVDNQPRLLNLKQMLEYFLQHRREVVTRRTIFELRKARERGHVLEGLAVALANIDEFIAIIKAAANPVIAKSELMSKAWDSSMVREMLARAETDTPGGRNAYRPEGLLPEYGMQTTGLYRLSDSQAQEILQMRLQRLTGLEQDKIVNEYKDVMAEISDLLDLLAKPERVTQVIESELKEVQAEFGIAGGDSGRRSFIEMNATELFTEDLITPQDMVVTLSNTGYMKSQPLSEYRAQKRGGRGKQAAATKNEDWIETLFVANTHDIILCFSDRGRMYWLKVWEVPQGSRNSRGKPIVNMFPLIEGEKITVILPIKGYQDDHYVFMATSLGTVKKTRLSDFSNPRKAGIIAVDLNENDFLVGAAITDGQHDVMLFSDAGKAVRFDENDVRPMGRTARGVRGMNLGEGHQVIAMLVAPAEAAEGAEAVVVDANGLAIPSSVLTATENGFGKRTPIGEYTRHGRGTKGMIAIQTTERNGKVVAAALVSPEDQIMLITTGGILVRTRVSEIREMGRATQGVTLINVDEGTRLSGLQRIAESDSDDENDLDDGEEGGDVAADPAVDSSSDEAGDA, encoded by the coding sequence ATGGAACAAGCCGCTAAAGAAACACTACCAATATCCCTCGAAGACGAAATGCGGCGGTCCTATTTGGACTACGCAATGAGCGTCATTGTCGGCAGAGCCCTGCCAGACGTACGTGACGGCCTCAAACCGGTTCATCGCCGGGTCTTATTTGCGATGTATGAATTAAACAACGATTGGAACCGTGCTTACAAAAAATCTGCCCGTATAGTTGGCGATGTGATCGGTAAATACCATCCGCATGGCGATTCTGCGGTGTATGACACGATTGTTCGTATGGCCCAGGACTTCTCTCTGCGCTATATGCTGGTTGACGGGCAGGGTAACTTTGGCTCTGTAGACGGCGATAACGCTGCTGCAATGCGGTATACCGAGATTCGCCTTCGTAAGATCGCCCATGAGTTATTGGCTGATTTGGACAAGGAAACCGTGGATTTCGGGCCTAACTACGATGGTAGTGAGAAGGAACCCCTGATTCTTCCTGCAAAAGTGCCTAATTTGCTGATTAACGGTAGCTCAGGCATTGCGGTGGGTATGGCGACCAATATCCCCCCTCACAACCTAGATGAGGTGGTTTCGGCCTGTTTACATGTCCTTCATAACCCAGAGTGCACGATTGATGAGCTCATTGAGATCATCCCGGCGCCAGATTTCCCGACTGCCGGCATTATTTATGGTGTTCAAGGGGTTCGGGAGGGGTATCGCACAGGTCGTGGCCGTGTGGTGATGCGTGCTAAGACCCATTTTGAAGATATTGATAAGGGCGCGCGTCAGGCCATCATCGTTGATGAGTTGCCATACCAAGTAAATAAAAAGAATTTACTCGAACGTATTGCTGAGTTGGTTAACGAGAAAAAAGTAGAAGGTATCTCTGATCTGCGTGATGAGTCTGATAAGTCAGGTATGCGAGTAGTGATTGAACTCAAGCGTGGTGAAGTACCAGAGGTTGTTTTGAATAATCTCTATAAGAGCACTCAACTGCAAGACAACTTCGGCATGAACATGGTGGCCTTGGTGGATAACCAGCCACGCTTGCTGAACTTGAAGCAAATGCTCGAGTATTTCTTACAGCATCGTCGTGAAGTGGTAACACGTCGTACGATTTTTGAATTACGCAAAGCACGTGAGCGTGGTCATGTCTTAGAAGGCTTGGCAGTTGCATTGGCAAATATCGATGAATTTATTGCCATCATTAAAGCTGCAGCAAACCCAGTGATTGCTAAGTCAGAATTGATGAGCAAGGCATGGGATTCTTCCATGGTGCGTGAGATGTTGGCTCGTGCGGAGACGGATACCCCTGGTGGTCGTAATGCTTACCGTCCTGAAGGTTTATTACCTGAATACGGTATGCAGACAACAGGCCTCTATCGCTTGTCTGATAGCCAAGCACAAGAAATTTTGCAGATGCGTTTGCAACGCTTGACTGGCCTTGAGCAAGACAAGATTGTGAATGAGTACAAAGATGTCATGGCGGAGATTTCTGACCTTCTTGATTTGCTTGCTAAGCCAGAGCGTGTCACTCAAGTCATCGAGTCTGAATTGAAAGAAGTACAAGCCGAGTTTGGTATTGCCGGTGGTGACTCAGGTCGTCGTTCATTCATTGAAATGAATGCCACCGAGTTGTTCACAGAAGATTTGATCACTCCACAAGACATGGTGGTCACACTTTCTAACACGGGTTACATGAAGAGTCAGCCTCTGAGTGAATACCGTGCGCAAAAACGTGGCGGTCGCGGCAAACAAGCTGCAGCTACCAAGAATGAAGATTGGATTGAAACGCTCTTCGTTGCGAATACGCACGACATCATTCTGTGCTTCTCTGATCGTGGACGGATGTACTGGCTCAAAGTGTGGGAAGTCCCCCAAGGAAGTCGCAACTCACGCGGTAAGCCAATCGTCAATATGTTCCCGCTGATTGAAGGCGAAAAGATTACGGTGATTCTCCCGATCAAGGGCTATCAAGATGATCATTACGTCTTTATGGCAACCAGTTTGGGTACAGTGAAGAAGACACGCTTGTCCGACTTCTCTAATCCTCGTAAGGCCGGAATTATTGCGGTTGATTTGAATGAGAATGACTTCTTGGTAGGCGCAGCAATTACCGATGGTCAGCATGATGTGATGCTCTTCTCTGATGCTGGTAAAGCAGTGCGCTTTGATGAGAACGATGTGCGCCCAATGGGTCGTACAGCACGCGGCGTACGCGGTATGAACTTGGGTGAAGGTCATCAAGTGATTGCGATGTTGGTTGCTCCAGCTGAAGCTGCCGAAGGTGCTGAAGCAGTTGTCGTAGATGCAAATGGCCTCGCTATTCCAAGCAGCGTATTGACTGCAACCGAGAATGGCTTTGGTAAACGTACTCCAATTGGTGAATACACTCGCCATGGTCGTGGTACTAAAGGCATGATTGCAATTCAGACAACTGAGCGTAACGGTAAAGTAGTTGCTGCTGCTTTGGTTTCTCCTGAAGATCAAATCATGTTGATTACGACTGGTGGCATCTTAGTGCGCACGCGCGTTTCTGAGATTCGTGAAATGGGTCGCGCTACTCAAGGCGTCACCTTAATCAACGTCGATGAAGGCACTCGTTTATCTGGCTTACAGCGGATTGCTGAGAGTGATTCTGATGATGAGAATGATTTGGATGATGGTGAAGAGGGCGGGGATGTAGCCGCTGATCCAGCAGTTGACTCCAGTTCTGATGAAGCTGGTGATGCCTAA
- the ompA gene encoding outer membrane protein OmpA, whose product MNKTLKVLLASVVTVSASAAMASDNWVNSAGLNWKNGDGTLCWRDNSWTPATASPGCDGWLAPKKAAKSGVSQSKITLQADTLYDFNKSDLKPEGKATLDKIAKDLSKIKLEVIIAVGNTDSIGTDAYNMALGQRRAQSVKTYLVSKGVDGSRIYTESKGKSNPVASNATAEGRAKNRRTDIEVVGTAKVK is encoded by the coding sequence ATGAACAAAACCCTAAAAGTGTTGCTCGCTTCTGTTGTTACCGTTTCTGCATCTGCAGCCATGGCTTCTGATAACTGGGTAAACAGCGCTGGCTTGAACTGGAAAAACGGCGACGGCACATTGTGCTGGCGCGATAACAGCTGGACACCTGCAACTGCATCTCCTGGTTGCGATGGCTGGTTAGCTCCTAAGAAAGCTGCCAAATCAGGTGTAAGCCAAAGCAAGATCACTTTGCAAGCTGACACACTCTATGACTTCAATAAATCTGATTTGAAGCCAGAAGGTAAAGCTACTTTGGACAAAATCGCTAAAGACTTGAGCAAAATCAAGTTGGAAGTCATTATTGCTGTTGGTAACACTGATAGCATTGGTACTGATGCTTACAACATGGCTCTCGGTCAGCGTCGTGCTCAGTCCGTTAAAACTTACTTGGTAAGCAAAGGTGTTGACGGTAGCCGTATCTACACAGAATCTAAAGGCAAGAGCAATCCAGTTGCAAGCAATGCAACTGCTGAAGGCCGCGCTAAGAACCGCCGTACTGACATCGAAGTTGTTGGTACAGCTAAAGTTAAGTAA
- the ubiG gene encoding bifunctional 2-polyprenyl-6-hydroxyphenol methylase/3-demethylubiquinol 3-O-methyltransferase UbiG, with the protein MNVDQSEIAKFSALAHRWWDPNSEFKPLHAINPLRLDWIKSYVDLNGKKVLDVGCGGGILAESIAQSGADTCGIDLSEKALKVAELHALEVGASLQYRSISAEALAQEQPEQYDVVTCMEMLEHVPDPASVVQACATLCKPGGTLFFSTLNRSPKSYLFAIIGAEYILRLLPKGTHEYAKFIKPSELVAFTRQAGLEMIGIKGMSYNPLTQVYSLGDDVDVNYMIAVRK; encoded by the coding sequence ATGAACGTCGATCAATCTGAAATCGCTAAATTTAGCGCCCTAGCCCACCGCTGGTGGGATCCCAATAGCGAATTTAAGCCCCTGCATGCCATTAATCCACTTCGCTTGGACTGGATTAAGTCCTACGTAGACCTCAATGGCAAGAAAGTGCTTGATGTAGGTTGTGGCGGGGGCATCCTCGCAGAATCTATTGCGCAGTCAGGGGCCGATACTTGTGGCATTGATTTATCAGAAAAGGCTCTGAAGGTTGCTGAATTACATGCTTTAGAGGTGGGCGCTAGCCTGCAATATCGCTCCATTTCCGCAGAAGCACTCGCACAAGAGCAACCAGAACAGTATGACGTTGTAACCTGCATGGAGATGCTCGAGCATGTTCCTGACCCTGCATCGGTAGTTCAAGCCTGTGCAACACTATGCAAACCAGGTGGCACCCTCTTTTTTAGCACTTTGAATCGCAGCCCTAAGTCCTACTTATTCGCCATCATTGGCGCCGAATACATCTTAAGACTGCTTCCCAAAGGTACGCACGAATATGCAAAATTCATCAAACCCTCTGAGTTAGTGGCATTTACCCGTCAAGCTGGACTAGAGATGATTGGCATCAAAGGAATGAGCTACAACCCACTGACCCAAGTCTATAGCCTCGGTGACGATGTGGATGTGAACTACATGATTGCGGTACGCAAATGA
- a CDS encoding HAD family hydrolase — MNVAQVSPFSGVFFDLDGTLADTAPDLVAAANKLLVARKLSPKAYEVLRPRASAGARGLISGAFGIDPDHPDFIVLRDEFFANYEKALLVDSVIFDGVNHLLDQLDQAKLPWGIVTNKSERFTNPLTDLMGLRQRAISTVSGDTTPYSKPHPEPILHAARMANIDPSKSVYVGDDIRDIVAGKAAGMQTIAAAYGYCGCDEPPEAWGADYLVRHPLELLEIIFPNRA; from the coding sequence ATGAATGTGGCGCAAGTCAGTCCATTTAGCGGAGTCTTCTTTGATTTAGATGGCACCCTTGCCGATACTGCTCCAGATCTCGTAGCAGCAGCAAACAAACTACTGGTGGCACGTAAGCTGAGTCCTAAAGCATATGAAGTATTAAGACCACGCGCCTCCGCTGGGGCACGCGGACTCATTAGTGGTGCGTTTGGAATTGATCCCGATCACCCGGATTTCATTGTGCTTCGAGATGAATTCTTTGCCAATTATGAAAAAGCGCTCCTAGTTGACAGCGTCATTTTTGACGGCGTCAATCATTTACTCGATCAATTAGATCAAGCAAAGCTGCCTTGGGGCATTGTTACCAACAAGAGTGAACGCTTCACCAACCCACTGACAGATCTCATGGGACTTCGCCAGAGAGCGATCTCCACGGTTTCTGGTGACACCACACCCTACTCTAAGCCACACCCTGAACCTATTCTGCACGCCGCCAGAATGGCCAATATTGATCCCAGTAAGTCAGTCTATGTTGGTGATGACATTAGGGACATCGTGGCAGGTAAAGCAGCTGGCATGCAAACGATCGCAGCAGCCTATGGCTACTGTGGTTGCGATGAGCCACCCGAGGCCTGGGGCGCTGATTACCTCGTGCGCCATCCACTAGAGCTACTAGAAATCATCTTCCCCAATAGGGCTTAA
- a CDS encoding glycosyltransferase family 4 protein, whose amino-acid sequence MTKKKILIEGWRGINHSYAMVNQYQLLEMKGMGLELQHLDLPFYDEKWNLIDNNSGFEESDKQKIASIQAADFTQKQDITYRISFPYRLYPAQSEKLFVFGTSELQNIDGYIYEDRLQEGINNRSLTVVTPSNWSKIGFLKAGFDESRVVVVPHGVNQKIYKPLSDLRRKQFRDALKVSDEDFLILSLGAMTPNKGIDILIAAFATLKTKYPHLKLALKDSSNLYGIRIRDVLTGLYQQNPKLASENISKSIISMSDNLTQSQLNGLYGAADCYVSPYRAEGFNLTPLEAAASGTPIVITKGGSTDDYFHESFALHIESVLYKTGNTTELKPSLDSLIEQLSLLIEGKASRLNNSFAQQFIGKNFSWSVAVKKLIDIFNQAKSG is encoded by the coding sequence ATGACTAAAAAGAAAATTTTGATTGAGGGTTGGCGAGGTATTAATCATTCTTATGCAATGGTCAATCAATACCAGCTACTGGAAATGAAAGGGATGGGTTTGGAATTGCAACACCTGGACCTACCTTTTTACGATGAAAAATGGAATTTAATTGACAATAACTCTGGGTTCGAGGAGAGCGATAAGCAAAAAATTGCCTCAATACAAGCTGCGGACTTTACTCAAAAACAAGACATAACTTATAGAATTAGCTTTCCTTATAGACTTTATCCAGCTCAAAGTGAAAAATTATTTGTATTTGGGACGTCTGAGTTACAAAATATAGATGGTTATATTTATGAAGATAGACTGCAAGAGGGCATCAATAATCGTAGTCTTACAGTGGTCACTCCCTCCAATTGGTCAAAGATTGGCTTTTTAAAAGCTGGATTTGATGAATCTAGAGTCGTAGTGGTGCCGCATGGTGTCAACCAAAAAATTTACAAGCCGCTTTCTGATTTGAGGCGAAAACAGTTTAGAGATGCTCTAAAGGTATCTGATGAAGACTTTCTGATTCTCTCCTTGGGCGCTATGACGCCAAATAAGGGTATCGATATTTTGATAGCGGCATTTGCTACACTAAAGACAAAATACCCCCACTTAAAACTTGCTCTAAAAGACTCTAGCAATCTTTATGGCATCCGCATTCGTGATGTATTGACTGGTCTTTACCAACAAAATCCTAAGCTGGCATCTGAAAATATTTCTAAATCAATTATCTCCATGTCAGATAATTTAACTCAAAGCCAATTAAATGGGTTGTATGGAGCGGCAGATTGTTATGTATCTCCATATAGGGCTGAGGGTTTCAATTTGACACCTCTAGAAGCAGCTGCTAGCGGTACGCCAATAGTAATTACCAAAGGTGGCTCAACTGATGATTATTTTCATGAATCATTCGCATTACATATTGAGAGCGTCTTATACAAAACAGGCAACACAACCGAGCTAAAACCTTCACTCGATAGTCTGATAGAGCAGCTTTCACTTCTAATTGAGGGCAAGGCAAGCAGATTAAACAATAGTTTTGCTCAGCAATTTATAGGAAAAAATTTCTCATGGTCTGTTGCTGTTAAAAAACTTATTGATATATTTAATCAAGCTAAATCAGGTTAA
- a CDS encoding IlvD/Edd family dehydratase, giving the protein MTEKKNKQIPESGLRKGLTSYGDKGFSLFLRKAFIKGAGYTNSALERPVIGIINTGSAYNPCHGNMPQLIEAVKRGVMLAGGLPMDFPTISIHESFAAPTSMYLRNLMSMDTEEMLRAQPMDAVVMIGGCDKTVPAQMMGAASAGLPAIQLITGSMLTGSHRSERVGACTDCRRYWGKFRAGEIDEVEKDEVNDQLVASVGTCSVMGTASTMACISEALGMTVPGGATPPAVTADRIRIAEETGARAVQMAKDGLTIDQVLTADAFENAMRVLLAIGGSTNGIVHLAAIAGRMGLEIDLEALDQMGNETPVLVDLKPSGDHYMENFHDAGGMTTLLRELKPLLKLDAMTVTGRTLGEEIDAAPPSFKQDVVRPFNNPIYPRGSIAVLRGNLAPGGAIIKQSAANEKLMEHEGRAVVFENAEDLANRIDSPDLDVTADDILVLKNIGPKGAPGMPEAGYIPIPLKLARAGVKDIVRISDGRMSGTAFGTIVLHVTPEAAVGGPLAYVQNGDRIRLSVKNREISLLIPDEELAQRAKANPVIEPTAERGYLKLFLDTVTQADKGVDFDFLRAVKMVGKTPKR; this is encoded by the coding sequence ATGACTGAAAAGAAAAATAAACAGATCCCTGAGAGCGGTCTTCGCAAGGGTTTAACGAGTTATGGCGATAAAGGCTTCTCATTGTTTTTGCGTAAAGCATTTATTAAAGGGGCGGGCTATACCAACAGCGCATTAGAGAGGCCTGTGATTGGGATTATTAATACGGGTAGCGCATACAATCCTTGTCACGGAAATATGCCCCAGTTAATCGAAGCGGTGAAGCGTGGCGTGATGTTGGCTGGTGGTCTGCCCATGGATTTTCCAACGATTTCGATTCATGAGAGTTTTGCAGCGCCAACCAGTATGTATTTGCGCAACTTGATGTCGATGGATACCGAAGAAATGCTACGCGCACAACCGATGGATGCTGTAGTCATGATCGGTGGTTGCGATAAGACTGTGCCGGCTCAAATGATGGGTGCAGCTTCTGCAGGTTTGCCTGCCATTCAATTAATTACCGGATCGATGTTGACGGGTTCACATCGTAGTGAACGAGTTGGTGCATGCACTGACTGCCGCCGTTATTGGGGTAAGTTCCGTGCTGGCGAAATTGATGAAGTAGAAAAAGATGAGGTCAATGATCAATTGGTTGCCAGTGTGGGAACCTGTTCTGTCATGGGCACCGCTAGCACCATGGCATGTATCTCAGAGGCGCTAGGCATGACAGTGCCAGGTGGCGCCACTCCACCCGCCGTGACTGCTGACCGCATCCGAATTGCCGAGGAGACTGGTGCGCGCGCTGTACAAATGGCTAAAGATGGTTTAACGATCGATCAGGTATTGACTGCAGATGCCTTTGAAAATGCCATGCGCGTTTTACTGGCGATTGGTGGTTCAACAAACGGCATTGTTCACTTAGCAGCTATCGCTGGTCGTATGGGTCTGGAGATTGATTTAGAGGCTCTCGATCAAATGGGTAATGAAACCCCTGTGCTCGTTGACCTGAAGCCATCGGGCGACCATTACATGGAAAATTTTCATGATGCTGGTGGTATGACTACCTTGCTGCGTGAGTTAAAGCCATTATTAAAGCTCGATGCTATGACAGTTACCGGTCGTACCTTGGGTGAGGAAATTGATGCTGCTCCACCCAGCTTTAAGCAGGATGTGGTGCGCCCATTCAATAACCCAATTTATCCACGGGGCAGTATTGCTGTATTGCGCGGCAATTTAGCGCCTGGTGGTGCGATTATCAAACAGTCTGCAGCAAATGAAAAACTCATGGAGCATGAAGGGCGCGCCGTTGTTTTTGAAAATGCAGAAGATCTCGCCAATCGCATCGACAGTCCCGATTTGGATGTCACTGCAGACGATATTTTGGTTTTAAAGAATATTGGTCCAAAAGGGGCGCCCGGCATGCCTGAGGCGGGCTATATTCCGATTCCATTGAAATTAGCGCGCGCAGGCGTAAAAGATATTGTGCGTATCTCAGATGGCCGTATGAGTGGCACTGCATTCGGAACGATTGTGTTGCACGTAACACCAGAGGCTGCAGTGGGCGGGCCATTAGCCTATGTACAAAATGGGGATCGCATTCGCTTAAGTGTCAAAAATCGCGAGATCAGCTTATTAATTCCTGATGAAGAGCTAGCTCAGCGTGCAAAAGCAAATCCAGTGATTGAACCTACTGCAGAGCGTGGCTATCTCAAGCTGTTTTTAGATACCGTTACACAAGCCGATAAAGGTGTCGACTTTGATTTCTTAAGAGCGGTGAAGATGGTGGGTAAAACGCCGAAGCGTTAA
- a CDS encoding VOC family protein, producing MPTIQPFHLAFPVNDLEAARAFYGKTLGCPEGRSSDEWIDFDFYGHQIVAHLAPEECGTTAANQVDGHQVPVKHFGVVLTMADWNALADRLRNSGIQFIIEPQIRFKGQVGEQATMFFLDPAGNALEFKAFEDPTQLFAK from the coding sequence ATGCCAACGATCCAGCCCTTTCACCTTGCTTTTCCAGTTAATGACCTAGAGGCAGCTCGCGCATTTTATGGAAAGACCTTAGGTTGTCCCGAAGGAAGAAGTTCTGATGAATGGATCGATTTTGATTTTTATGGCCACCAAATTGTTGCCCACTTGGCTCCAGAAGAATGCGGCACTACAGCCGCAAATCAGGTTGATGGTCATCAAGTTCCCGTAAAACATTTTGGTGTCGTATTGACCATGGCAGATTGGAATGCGCTTGCTGATCGATTACGTAACAGTGGCATTCAATTCATCATCGAGCCACAAATTCGCTTTAAAGGGCAAGTAGGCGAACAAGCAACGATGTTCTTCTTGGATCCTGCTGGTAATGCCTTGGAATTTAAGGCCTTCGAAGATCCGACTCAGTTATTTGCAAAATAA
- a CDS encoding class I SAM-dependent methyltransferase, which yields MNQNELICWDEGGESRSAMWHSENGIAAHKRIRLADDTMTADEAYRLACEGTALLWRGDFQNARQLLQALIRRVDKPSKKSKRLGKRSDKSANLAPQKTPLDLFNQHRLMQSQRARVLGMLLIPCNPDHTISLRRAPDVVLACSEAYGHTTEPYVISLRELLGVISAHEWRKHGLPVLADSSGEPIVVHPHYGVFSPIRGEYLELVCNAPLPNALDGNSIAFDIGVGTGVLSVILAMRGVQKIVATDLDERALICAAENIQRLNLDHQVEVAKANLFPEGKAALVVCNPPWLPARPSSRLEHAVYDPDSQMLKGFLMSLKNHLLDQGEGWLILSDLAEHLGMRTRKQLLDWIEQAGLQVLGHIDTKPKHSKAFDESDPLYFARSAETTSLWRLGIR from the coding sequence ATGAATCAGAATGAACTCATCTGCTGGGATGAAGGGGGAGAGTCACGCTCAGCAATGTGGCATTCTGAAAATGGGATAGCGGCTCACAAGCGCATTAGGCTTGCAGACGACACGATGACAGCTGACGAAGCCTATCGCTTGGCCTGTGAGGGCACGGCCCTGCTTTGGAGAGGTGATTTTCAGAATGCCCGTCAGCTCTTACAGGCTTTGATTAGGAGGGTTGATAAGCCTTCAAAAAAATCCAAGCGCTTAGGTAAAAGATCGGATAAATCTGCTAATCTTGCCCCTCAAAAAACACCATTAGATTTATTTAATCAGCACCGCTTGATGCAATCTCAGCGTGCACGGGTCTTGGGAATGCTATTAATTCCATGTAATCCAGACCACACGATTTCTTTGAGGCGCGCTCCAGATGTTGTTTTGGCTTGTTCGGAGGCTTATGGCCATACCACTGAACCCTATGTCATTTCGTTGCGTGAGCTCTTAGGAGTGATTAGTGCGCATGAATGGCGTAAACATGGTTTGCCAGTACTTGCTGATAGCTCTGGAGAGCCTATTGTTGTTCATCCCCATTACGGTGTTTTCTCCCCGATTCGTGGTGAATACCTTGAGTTAGTTTGTAATGCGCCATTACCAAATGCTTTAGATGGAAACTCTATTGCCTTTGACATTGGTGTTGGCACAGGCGTGTTATCTGTGATTCTAGCAATGCGAGGTGTGCAGAAAATTGTTGCTACTGATCTTGATGAAAGAGCGCTCATCTGCGCTGCTGAGAATATTCAAAGGCTCAATTTGGATCATCAAGTAGAAGTTGCGAAAGCGAATTTATTTCCAGAAGGAAAAGCAGCTTTAGTGGTGTGCAACCCTCCCTGGCTGCCTGCAAGACCAAGCTCTAGGCTAGAACATGCGGTGTATGACCCAGATAGCCAAATGCTCAAGGGCTTCTTAATGAGTTTAAAAAATCACTTATTGGATCAGGGTGAAGGTTGGCTCATTCTGTCGGATTTAGCAGAGCATTTGGGTATGCGTACCCGCAAACAACTACTCGATTGGATTGAGCAAGCTGGCCTGCAGGTATTGGGTCACATCGATACTAAGCCCAAGCACAGTAAGGCATTTGATGAATCCGACCCATTGTATTTTGCGAGATCTGCTGAGACTACTTCCTTGTGGCGCTTAGGTATTCGCTAG
- a CDS encoding carboxymuconolactone decarboxylase family protein: MSERLIPYQPIDLAEPADLVAAIRKRRGGQFINLDRMLLHSVPIAQGWNHFIGEIRNNLSLDPKLRELAMCGVAVLNGAEYEFFHHAPPFMKAGGTQAQVDALRLIGQTNFPAELFSPLENDAASLTFQMTRNIKVDPDLMKRLQLALGNTDAVELVTVIAAYNMVSRFLIALDVNPEEHPPA, from the coding sequence ATGTCTGAGCGTTTAATTCCCTACCAGCCAATCGATCTGGCTGAACCAGCTGATCTGGTTGCCGCCATCCGCAAGCGACGTGGTGGTCAATTTATTAATCTAGATCGTATGCTTTTACATAGCGTTCCGATTGCCCAGGGTTGGAATCACTTTATTGGTGAGATCCGCAATAACCTCTCCTTGGATCCAAAATTACGTGAATTAGCGATGTGTGGTGTTGCGGTCTTAAATGGTGCTGAGTATGAGTTCTTTCATCATGCCCCACCTTTTATGAAGGCAGGCGGTACCCAAGCCCAGGTAGATGCACTCAGACTCATTGGGCAAACCAATTTCCCAGCAGAATTATTTAGTCCGCTAGAAAATGATGCTGCTAGCCTCACTTTTCAGATGACACGCAATATCAAAGTCGACCCTGATTTAATGAAACGCTTACAGCTTGCTCTAGGCAATACGGATGCCGTAGAGCTGGTTACAGTGATTGCAGCGTACAACATGGTCTCACGCTTCTTAATTGCTCTGGATGTAAATCCTGAGGAGCATCCTCCTGCCTAA
- a CDS encoding sulfurtransferase has protein sequence MKPILNIAAYLFVSLDHLTELRTKILDQCNARELKGTILLTGEGINLFLAGKELELRGFLDWLREDARFAPLEAKESWSETQPFKKMLVKIKNEIIRMNHPAIRPEEGRAKFISPKKLQEWLDRGTDDLGRPVVMIDTRNAFEVDYGTFENALHFNINKFTEFPEAISAHKEALSDKTLVSFCTGGIRCEKSGLYMREIGMEHSYQLEGGILKYFEEVGSAHYQGSCFVFDEREALEPNLDSIPLENSIRKKLKA, from the coding sequence ATGAAACCCATTCTCAATATAGCCGCCTACTTATTTGTTAGCCTAGATCACTTGACTGAGCTGCGAACCAAGATTTTGGATCAATGCAATGCTCGGGAGCTCAAGGGCACCATCTTGCTCACTGGAGAGGGCATTAATCTCTTTCTGGCAGGCAAAGAATTAGAACTACGCGGCTTCTTGGATTGGTTAAGAGAAGATGCTCGCTTTGCGCCTCTTGAAGCCAAAGAAAGCTGGTCCGAGACGCAGCCCTTCAAGAAAATGCTCGTCAAGATTAAGAACGAGATTATTCGCATGAATCATCCAGCGATTCGTCCAGAAGAAGGTAGGGCAAAATTTATTTCACCAAAGAAATTACAGGAATGGTTAGATCGTGGAACGGATGACTTAGGTCGCCCTGTTGTGATGATTGATACCCGTAATGCATTTGAAGTGGATTACGGTACTTTTGAAAATGCACTGCATTTCAACATCAATAAATTTACTGAGTTCCCAGAGGCAATATCAGCCCATAAGGAAGCCTTGTCTGACAAAACCTTAGTGAGCTTTTGTACTGGTGGGATTCGCTGTGAAAAATCTGGTCTCTATATGCGAGAAATCGGTATGGAGCACAGCTACCAGCTAGAGGGCGGAATCCTCAAATACTTTGAGGAAGTAGGCTCCGCACATTACCAAGGTAGCTGCTTTGTATTTGATGAGCGTGAAGCCTTGGAACCTAATTTGGATTCAATTCCCTTGGAAAATTCGATCCGCAAAAAACTCAAGGCTTAG